TCGCCGTTAAGCAGCGGCAGCATCCCGTAGCCCGCAAAGGCCACCACCACCGGCTCGAGGGCGCTCAGCACCGGGCCGCGCAGGGTGAACTCGAGCAATGGCGCCTGCGCCGGGTTCCCCACCAGCCGGTTGGCAAGCCCCGCCGAACGCGCATCCAAGGCCCCTGAGGCCGCCAACCCAAAGCGCCCCGCCATCCGTCGCCCCTCATCCATCACCAGGTCAAGCAGGCCCGGCTCCTCCACCCGAAACACGGGGTGCTGCGGTTCGCCGGGCAGCAGGGGCCGCACGGGGGGGGCTTCGGGGGTTGGGCCCTGGGTCGGCACAAAGCGCACCTGGTCGCCCGCTTCCAGCAAAAACACCCTTTCCCGCAGGGGATTGTAAACCTGGGTCAGGGCGGTTCCGATCAGGTGCCACCCCCCTGGGGAGGGCAGGGGGTAGATCCCGGTTTGGTTCCCCGCAATGGCGACTGCGTGGGCCGGCACCAACGGACGCGGGGTACTGCGACGGGGGAGCCGCAAGCGCTCCGGCAGAGGCCCCATAAAAGGAAACCCCGGCGTGAAGCCGGTAGCAAAGACCCGGTACAAAGGCTCGCTGTGTAGCCGTACCACTTCCTCAACTGAAAGGCCGGTCTCCTGCGCCACCCAAGGCAGGTCGGGCCCATCGTAGCGTACGGGCATCTCCACTTCCCTGCCTTGCGGTAAGGTAGGCAGTCGTGGCAGATGGCGCTCTACCCAGCGTTCCACCCTGGCCCTAAAAACCTTTTCGGCGTCGTACTCTATGTACAGGTTCACATACCCCGGCACCAGATCGGTGACCCCTGGCAGCAGGTCGGCCACCAGGGCCTGCACCAGTCGATGCATCTGGACGCTGGCCTGCGGGTCGAGCGCTTCGGCAAAAGGCAGGTAAAAACCGCTCAACGTCATGGGACGCAGGATACCCCGTTCTAGCCCCACCGGGAGACTGACGGAATGCAATCTACTCCAGGGGAGATCCGCATTCGTTCAGTAGGTCTGGATGGCAATGCCCTCGGCCTGCAGAGCCTCCCGAACCGCTTTGGCTATCTCCACTGCGCTGGGATTATCCCCGTGGATGCAAAGTGTCTGGCAGCGCACCGAGACCACTCCCCCATCCACCGTTTCCACCTCACCCCGCATCACCATCTGCACCGCCCGCCGCGCCGCCTCGGCTGGGCTATGAATCCAGGCCCCCGCCAAACCTCGGGGTGCGAGCCGCCCATCGCGGCTGTACCCCCGCTCGGGGAAAGCCTCTGCTATGGTGCGAAGCCCAAGCTTCTGGGCCTCGGCCTCGAGGGGGGTGTTGGGCAATACCACCAAAGGAATGGCCGGGTCAAAGTCCCGGGCGGCCTGGGCAACGGCCCGCGCGGTCTCGGGGTCTTTGGTGGCCCGGTTGTAGAGGGCCCCGTGGGCCTTAATGTGGTGCAAAGGCATCTGAGCGACCCGCAAAAAAGCGCTCAGGGCCCCTACCTGGTAGAGCACGTCGGCATATACCTCGTCGGGCGTAGCCGCCAGCTCCCGCCGCCCAAAGCCCACCAGGTCGGGGAAACCCGGGTGCGCCCCCACCGCCACTCTGTTCTGTCGGGCGAGCTCGAGGGTGCGCTTTATGGTAAGGGGGTCGCCTGCATGAAACCCACAGGCCACATTGACCGAGCTAATCAGGGGGAACAGCTCCTCGTCCCGCCCTAGTTTCCAGTTGCCAAACGATTCGCCTGCATCGGCGTTTAGGTCTATTTGCATGGAACCTCACTCATAGCTAGCTCGAGGCCGAAAGTCGATAGTTGATGGTTCATGGACGATGGGTCGAGGCATGCAGACTTTAGGCCATAGATCATTGACCTTTCTCCCCTTCAGCCGCCCGTCATCGTCCGGGGCAACCAGGTCACAATCTCCGGAAACACCGTGATAAGGGCTGCCGCCAGCAGCAGCATGAACAAAAAGGGCAGGGCCGAGCGGGCAATGGTAAAGATGTCTCGCCCCGAAAGGCCCTGTAGCACAAACAGGTTGAAGCCCACCGGCGGGGTAATCTGGGCCAGCTCCACCGCAATCACCAGAAAAATACCGAACCACAGCAGGTCTATGCCCACCGCCTTGGCCAGGGGCAGGATCACCGAGGTAGTCAGCACAATGATGGAAATGCCGTCCAGAAAGGCCCCCAGCACCAGAAAGAGCAGCATCAGCACCGCCAGGAGAGCGTACTTGGAGAGCCCCAACTCCCCTACCCAGGCCGCCAGGGCTGCCGGGATGCCGGTAAAGCCCATGGCAATGGAAAGCACTGCGGCCCCGGCCAGAATGAAGCCAATCATGCTGCTGGTGCGTACCGCTCCCATCAGGCTCTCGAGCAAGCCCTGCCAGCTCAGGCTGCGCGTCCAAAAGGCGATTAAAAGGGCCCCCAGCACCCCCAGGCTGGCCGCCTCGGTGGGGGTGGCCACCCCTGCGTAGATGGAGCCGATTACCGCGACCATCAGCAGCAGCACCGGCAGAATTTTCAGAAGCCCGCGCAGGCGTTGCCCAAGCGGCATGGGGGGGTCGGGTGGGGGCATCTTCCGGGCATTCAAAAGCCCCGCCAGCGTCACCCAGCCCATAAACAAGAGCATCACCAACAGACCCGGTAGTAGCCCCGCAATGAAGAGCCGGGCCACCGAGACCTCGGCGGCCACGCCGTAGACAATCATCATCACCGAGGGGGGAATCAAAAGGCCCAGCGTACCCGAACCGGCCAGTGAGCCCAGCACCAGCCGCTCGGGGTAGCCGCGCCGCAAGAGTTCGGGCAGGGCAATCTTGCCCACGGTGGCGGTGGTGGCCGCGGAAGAGCCGATCACCGCCGCAAAGATGCCCGAGGCCAGCACGTTGATGTGCAGAAGGCGGCCCGGGATGCTGCGCAGCCAGGGGGAAAGCCCCTCGAACAGGTCGGCGGCCAGGCGAGTGCGGTAGAGAATCTCGCCCATCCAGATGAACATGGGCAAAGCTGCCAGCGACCAGCTCGAGACCGAGGTCCACAAGCTGCTGGCCACACTGGCCCCTGGCGGGGTGTTGGTGAAAAACTGCAACCCCACCCAGCCCACCCCCAGCAAAGCCAGGGCAATCCAGATCCCGCTGCCCAGAAACAAAAGCAGCAGCAACACCAGAAAAAGCGCCACCTGGGTCAGTTCCACGGGCTACTCCTGTCCCCCGCCCTCGGCGAGGTAACCTGGGAGTTCACCCCGCAACAAAGCCCCCAGGGTATCGGCCAGGGCGATGGTAAAGATGGTTAGGCCCACGGCCAGCAGGCTCTGGGGTATCCAGATGGGCAGCGGCAGCAGTCCTGGGGCCAGGTCGCCGTAGCGGTAGGAGTCGAGTACCAGCCGCCACAGTTGCACCGCAGCGTAGCCCGAGGCCAGCAGGGAAAACCCACTCACCAGAAGCTCGAGGCCCCGTCGGGCCCTACCCTGAAGCCGCCGAATCAGCACCCCCACCCGGATGTGGGCCCCCGCCCGCAGGGTGGGGGCCAGGGCGAAGAACACCGCCCCGGCCATGGCAAAGCCCGAAAGCTCGTTGGCCGAGGGAATGGCCACTCCAAACTGCCGACCCACAATCTGGGCCAGAATGATCACAAAAATAAACACCACCAAAAGCCCCGCCACCAGGCTCGAGAAGCGGTACAGGCCATCCAGAAACCTTCGCATAAGGCCCTCTTAGCATCAGCAGGTGGCTGGTAGCCCTACTGGGCCACAGGCCACCCACCACAAACCTTATCGGCCCAGGTAAGTGCGGTAGATGTTGACCCCGGTCGCCCCGGCCCGCCGGAGCCACTCATCGGTCATGGTCTGCCCCACCTTTTTCAGATCGGCTACCAGTTGTGGGCTGGGCTGCAAAACCTGCATCCCCCGCTGTGCCAGGATGGCGCTCTTGCTGGCGGCTTCCTGCTGGCTGGCCTGCCAGCCGCGCTGCTCGGCCCGGCGGGCTGCCGCCAGCACGGCCTCGCGGTCGGCGGGGCTCAGGCTCTCCAGGGCCCGGCGGCTCACAAAGACCATGTTTTTGGGAATCCAGGCCCTGAGGTCGTAGAAGTAGCGGGTGAAGTCCCAGGCCTGGCTGTCTACCCCGGTAGAGGGCGAGGTGATCATGGCCGCTACAATGCCGGTAGCGAACGCCTGGGGAATATCGGCGGCCTCAACCTGGGTGGGCACCATACCGGTCAGTTCGGCAATACGGGCGGTGGCGGGGTTGAAAGCCCGGAAGCGAATTCCCCGCAGGTCGGCCACACTGTTTACCGGCTGCTTGGTGTAGAGCCCCTGCCCCGGCCAAGGCACCGAGAACAACAGGGTCATGCCCCGGCGGGCCAGCCAGTTCTCGATCTCGGCGCGGGAAGCCCGGTAAAGCCGTTGGGCATCGTCGTAGCTGCCGACCAGGAAGGGAATCGAGTCCAGGGCAAAAACCGGGTTCTCGTTGGCCAGGAGCGAGATCAGCACCTCGCCCATCTGAATCTGGCCGTTGCGCACCCCGGGCAGAATTTGGGGGTGCGGCAGAAGCGAGCCCCCGCTGTTGACCCGGATCACCACCCGGCCTTGAGTGGCGGCCTCGACTTCCTTGGCGAACTCGCGAATGTTGATGGTGTGGAAGTTGCCATCCGGGTAGGGGGTGGCCATGATCCACTGGGTCTGGGCCAGGGCCGCGCCCAGGGCTAAGCTTGCCAAGAGTCCGACGAGTTTGTGCATACCTTTCCTCCTTTATGGCTGGACTGCCAGAAGCAACGAAAAAAACCCCTCGAGGTCGGTTTCCCAGGGCCCCGCAAACCCTAGTCTTTGCGAAATTGCCTGGGCCGACTCGCTCAAGGCTTGCAGATAACCCGAGAGCGTTTGGGGGTCGCGGTAGTGGGCTTCTGCTCCGGCTAGGCTCAGCGCCGCCAGCACCTCGCCCTCGGGGCCCCGCACAGGGGCGGCCAGCTCGGCGGAGTGGGGCTCGAGCTCGCCAAAGCTGGCGGCAAACCCGGTTTGACGGGTCTGGGCCAGGAGTTTTTTTAGTTGCACCAGGCCCACCGGGGTGGCCGGGGTGTAGGGTTTGCGTTCAAGCTGGAAGATGGCTTCCTGGACGGCAAGTGGCGCAAAAGCCAGCAGGAGGCGGGTAGAAGCCCCCGCATACAGGGGCGCTCGCCGCCCCGGCGCAATGTAGAGGCGCACCCTCGAGCGAGCCTCCACCACCTCCAGATACACCCCCTCTAGCCCATCCCGCACCACCCACTGCACCGACTGGCCGGTGGCGTCGCGCAGGGCCTGCATCTGGGGCAGGGCCACCTGCCGGGCCGGGTAGGCGGCCTTGACCACGGTGCCCAGGTGCAGCAGCCGCGTACCCAGGCGGTAGCGGTCGTTCTCGCGCACCAGCAGGCCGTGCTGCTCGAGGGCCCGCAAGCTGCGCAGGCAGGTGGCTTTAGGCCAGCCGCTTACCCGGGCCAGCTCCGAAAGGCCCCAGTAGGGCCGCTCCTCGCTGAAAAACCCCAGCAAGTACAGGGGGCGCTCGAGGGTGGGAATAGCTTCGAGGGGTTTCATTGAACGAACCGCCTGTTTGTTGAATGAACCTACTGTGTCAAAAGCCTATGCCCAGACACCCTTACTGTCAAGAGCCGCCTTCTGCTCTACCTGTATGTAGCTGTGGGTTCGCACTACCTGAACTTTTTTAGTGCTGCTTGACTGGGTTACGGAAGGCGGCCCACTTCCTCAAGGTTTCGCAGGCCACTATCAGTTGGCCCGTAGTGGGGCGCTACTTGCTCGCAAGGTGGGGCGGGAGTGGCGGTCTGTGCGAAACACGCTTCTGGCCTGGCCCCTGGAGGGAGCTACCAACATGAAAGGCAAGGTACAGCGGGGCGGGCTTGGCGGAGAGTACATGGTGGAAGATGGGCAGTAAAAAGTAGCCCTCTGTCTGCCCATGAGCCGCGAAGAAAAGCGACACGGGAGGGCTGGAGCTTCAGCGAGAAGGCGTTGTCTTTGGCATGGGAGCTGAAGCGAAAGGCCTAGCCTACGCTCCCCTCACGGCACACATCCTTTACGCTACAGCTACGGCAACGAAAGCCGGGGTTGGGTTTCACCACGCCAGTTTGGTATTGAGCGTGGGCCTGCTGCACCCGCTCCAGAAGGTTTTCCAGTGCATTCCAAAGCCGCTCGATGGGCTTTCCATACACCATAATCGGCTGACCCAGCACCGGCCAGGCCCAGATATACACCTGTCGGATGCGACCTCTGTAAGTCTTGAGCAAGTACCCAGCGGCCCAGCGCTCGCTCCAGCGATCGCGCACCTGCTCTTCGGCTTCTTCGGGAGGGGTGTTGGGAGCCACAAAGCGATACAGATGGGCTTCGGAACCTTTGCGCAAAACCCCATCCAACCGAGCATGTAGACCTGCTCCCTCGAGCTTGAAACCCAGGTTCAGCTCGCCTAAAAGGGGGTAATGATGCCGCAACCAACCCTCAGCCTGGGGAAACTGCCGAGAAAGAGCCTCGAGACGTGCAGGCACCAGGTTTTCCTTGCGCAGTTCGTGTACAAGCTGCTGCCATCCCTCGAGCTCGGGCTCTCTAAGGCCAAGCTGCTCGGCCCAAAGCTGAAAACCACACTCTCGGTAGCGTCGCAGGCTCTCAACCGAGGGCGGGCCCAAAGAAACCCGGCCCAGCGGGGCCTGGTAGCCCTCGCTCTGGGCCAGCTCCAGCAAGCTGGCCGAGGGCAGCTTGGGCAGGTAGGGCGGCCTGGCCTGCTGGAGGAGGAGGGGCTCGGGCTCGAGGGGCCCCTCCTGGCTGGCCTCGGGGTAGGTAACGATCACTTCATCGGCGCGGGCCTGGAGTTCCTGCAAGAGCAGCCGATCGCGCCCCAGAAAACGCTTGGGCAACAGGCCCCCGGCCTGCCGCAGGGCTTCCTCCAGGCTTGCTCTCAGCTCCTCGGGCACGAAATAGTCTTCTTCCTCGCCGGTGCTGTAGGAGCCCTCCACCGCGTAGGTCAGGTAGAGTTTCTTCCAGCGCTGCCCCGAGGCCAGGGTAGGCGTGAGCAGGGCTACCCCTCCCGGCGGGCGATGCGGCTCGTAGGTCTCGGCCAGCAGGGCCGCCCACCAGTGGCGAAAATCGGGGCCGGTGGCGATGCGGTGGGCCTCCAAGGCCCGCTCCATCAGGATGGCCCGACGGGGGCTGTGCCGCACCTCGGGGAGTGAGTCCAGGAGTTCCTGGGCCCAGGCCAGCGAAGGGTGCAGACCGGAGGCATGAAGGGAGTCAAAAGCTGACCCTTCCTCGCCCGGCGGCTTCAGGCGCCCCAGCCAGGAGGCCCAGACTGTCTGCATCCCTATTTCGGTCGCCAGCCGGGTGATGGCCTCGAGGCCTACCAGACTGCGTTCCAGGGCCACCCGACCCAACGGAGCCAGGTCGGGCACGGCCAGCAAGCGGGTGGGAGTGGGGTAGTCGGGCAGCTCGAGCAGCTCGAGCAAAAGCCGCCCCTCGGGGGTATCGGCAGCGGTACCGGCCCGCATATCCACCAGGGGAAGTCCATACTCGTCGGCCAAGGTCAGGAGTGCCGGAATCCGCGACTCCGGCGCCACCACCGCAATATCCAGAGGTTTTAGCCCTTGCGCCAGGTCGCGCTTGATTGAGCGCAACACCCAGCGGGCCTCGCTGACCGGGTTCTGGGCACGGTAGGTCTGGGTGTGGATGGTTCGGGGTGCTAGGTGCTCGTCCGGCACCAACCCCGGCGGGGCTTCCGGCAAGCTGACCCAGACCGGAATGTGGCAGGAGAGAGCCCGCAAGAGGCGAAGCTCGAGCACCCCCAGCTCGCGGAAACCGTCCACAATCAGGAGGTCAGGCTCGAGGCCGACAGGCGCGAGCCCACTGCCCGAGGAGGCGGGTTCTACAGATTGCGTAGGCCTCGTCTGACGCTCGAGGCCGACAGGCGCGAGCCCACTGCCCGAGGAGGCGGGTTCTACAGATTGCGTAGGCCTCGTCTGACGCTCGAGGCCGACAGGCGCGAGCCCACTGCCCGAGGAGGCGGGTTCTACAGATTGCGTAGGCCTCGATTTTTGCTCGAGCGAAGCCTGTCCCTGCTCCAGCAAGGCCAGCGCCCCGGCACGAAAGTCGTCGTAGTCCCAGCGACCCCAGCTCGCCTTGAGTTCCTCGTAGCGGGTGTAGACCTTTTGCAGACGCCGGACCTCGGGGCTGTGGGACGGTAGGGCCTCGGGGTTGACCCCATTGCGTTTGGCCTCGGCGATGGCACGGGCAAACAAGCGGGCCTCACCAGGGCTGGGCAAGGGGGCCTCGTCGGACATCAGCGCCTCTCCTACCAGCGCCACCCGGCCCGGCCCGGTCAGAATGGGCTTGAGGCCAAAGCTAGCAGCCAGCAGCCGGTAGTAAAGCTGTTGCGAGGTAAGCACCTCGAGGCCCAGCACCGCGCCCTTCTGGGTAGCTCGTCGGTAGACATAGGCTTTTTGGACGGGCAAACAAACCCACCATACCCGCTTGCGCTGTTGCAGGTAAGAGTGTGCGACCTCGAGCAAGCGGGTGGTCTTGCCCGAGGCCGGAGGGCCGACGAGGAGGTGCACGTATTCACTATAGCGTGCTCTTCACAGACGTGTCCGCCCGAAGGACGCTTCAGCACAGCTACCGAATCACCGGCTCTGCCGCCGGAAATCGCACCGGTGAACGCTGGTAGGCTGCCAGCCAGCGAGGGTCGGACAAGGGCTCGAGATCCGGGCCCAGCACCAGCACCCCCACCACCCGGCCCTGGTGGGTCAGAAAACAGCGGTAACCCCGGGGCTCGCTCACGTACCAGTTGCCCAGGTTGAGGGTTTGGGCCACCCCCTCAAAGCGCCGAGCGAGCTGGTTGCGCAATCGCAGGGCATCCTGCACCGGGCGATCAAACGCCACCACGGCGATGTCCTCGAGGCCCAGCGGCACCGGCCTTAGGTCTATGTTCACCGTAAGGCGCGACACCGGCACGCCATCCGCCCCCAGCACCACGCGCAACAAGAAGCGCTGGGGGGCCATTCGCTCGGCATAGGCGAACTGGGGGCGCAGGGTCTGGAAGAGGGTCAAGCAGCGATTCATCACCGGCAGATCACTCGGTTGGGCAAAAACCGGAGCCACAAACACCCATAAAAAAAACCAGCGCTTCAAGGCTTCTCCTCTATTTTTTTGCCAAAGAGCAAAACCTGTCACAACTTACACTCGTCTTTTCTCAAAATAAACCCATCCACTGAAACCAAGCTGAAGCCTCACCCCACCACCTCGAGCCTTGCGTAGCGCAGCGCCAGCCTGCGCACCCCATCCGCAAAGGCCACGGTGGCCACCCCATCCTCCAGGTTCACCACCAGTCCGGTGCCAAACTGAATATGCCGCACCTTCTGGCCGGGCTTGAACACGGGCGGTTTGGGGGCAGAAGACGGCCTGAGGAGGAAGCGCTCGAGGTCGGCAAACTCGCCCGCTGGCCCCTGGCCCGGCGCCACATCGAAGGCCTCCCAGAGGCTTCTGGCCTCGGGGGAAAGCCCCAGCGCTTCCAGCCAGCCGGCCTGCTCGGCCCGGGCAAAAAGCCGCAGCACCTTGGCGGCCACCTCGGGGGCTTGGGCGGCGTTCCACCACTGATACAAGTAGCGTTCCAGGCCCAGCCCGTACGCGCCCTGGGCCAGGGCCAGGGTCTGGGCGGTGGAGAGTTCTTCAGGCGGGAGGGCCAGGGCCTCGCCCACCCGCTCCACCGCCCCCAGCACCTGCGGGTACCCTGCCTCCTGCAAAAAGGGCGAGAGCGGCAGGCTGGAGAGGGCGTACAGGTAGGTATGGGCCGAGCTACGGGTCAGGGCCACGTAGAAGAGGCGGCGCTCTTCCTCGAGGTTCTCCGAGCCGCTGTAGGGCAGGGTGCCCTGGTTGCAGTCGGGGATGAAGACCAGGGGCCACTCCAGACCCTTGGCCCGGAAGATGGTCATCAGGGCCACCCGTTCGCGGGGGTCTTGGGCAGGGTCGCCCAGGTGCTCCTGGGCCAGAAGCTCGAGGTGCCGCAGCAGCTCGGCCACGCTGCCCTTGTCGCGGGCGTACTCCAAAAAAGCCCGCACCCCCTCGGCCCGGCCGGCCCCCACCTCGTAAAAGCCCGAGGAGCGCAGCAGGTGGCGGCGGTAGTCGAGGCGGGCCTCGAGCGCTTCCAGCACCGCGTGGGCCGAGCCCCGCCCCAGCACCCCGCCCAGCCATTCAAACAAATCGGCCAGCTCAATCAGACGCTTGGCCACCCGCTCCTCTGCCCCGGCCGCCTCCACCCTGAGCGCATCCAGAAGCAAGGCCCCCTGCTCCACCCGCCGCCAGACCGCATCGGCCACGGCCCGGCTCAAATAGCGCTTGGGGGTGTTGTAGATTTGCAGCCAGAAGCGTTTGGAATCCCCTTCCAGAGGGCCCGGCTGCGCCAGGCGCAGGTAGGCCAGGAGCCCCTGGATCTCCGGGCGCTGGTAGAAGGGGGTGCTGCCCACCACCCGGTAGGGAATCTGCCGCTCGATCAGGGCCTGCTCGAGGTAGGGCGTCTGGGCATAAAGCCGCACCAGCACCACCATCTCGGAAGGGCGATGGCCCAGGGCCAAAAGCCCGGCAATATCGCTCGCCAGGCTTTGGGCCTGGGCGGGCAGGTGGGGCTCCAGGCGCACGTGCACCCGGCCCGCAAAGCCTTTGGTCAGGCTCAGGCGCTTGGGCTCGCGCTGCTGGTTCTGTGCAATCACCCGCCCGGCTAAGGCCACCTGCGGGGCCGGGCAGCGGAAGGTGTCGCGGATGAGGTATTTGCAGGCATTGTAGCGCCGCTCGAACTCGAGGATGAAGCGCGGGCTGGCCCCCCGCCACTCGTAGATGGTCTGGTCGTCGTCGCCCACCGCCATGTAGTTGCGGTGGGGGGCGGTCACTAGGTCGAGCAGCTCCGACTGGGCCAGGTTCACGTCCTGAAACTCGTCCACCAGCACGGCCTGGAAGGCTTTTTGCACGGTTTGCAGGATGTCCGGGTGGCGCACCAGCACCTCCCAGCCCTGCATTAGCATATCGTCGAAGGTAAGCAGCCCGGCCTCGCGCCGCACCTGCTCGAAAAGCCGGTACAGCTCGAGGTACCACTCGAGCCCCTTGGGCGCTTCGGCCTGCATGGCTACCCTAAGGGCCTGAGGGGGCAGCGCGGCCTCTTCCAGCTTGGCGTACTGCAGGTTGCCCTTGCAGGCCCCCACATAGCTCAGGAAGTCTTCGGGCTCGAGGTTCTCCAACTCGGGCGCCCAGGAGAGCTTCAACTCGCGGGCCCGCCGCAGGGTACGCTGCAAAAGGGCCTGCTCGGCGCCCTCTTCCTTGACCTCGGCCAGCTTCAAAAGCCCCTCCGCGGCGGCCTTGCGCACGATGCGGTAGCCCAGCGCGTGCAGAGTGGAGACCTGCACCCCCTGGGTGTGGGGCCAGCGGGCCAGGGCGCGCCTCAGGTCGTCTACTGCCATGCGGCTGAAGGAGGTGACCAAAATCTTGCGCGGCTCAAACACCCGCTCGCGCACCAGGCGCTCCAAGCGGTGCACCAGCGCGGTAGTCTTGCCCGCCCCGGCCACCGCAAACACCAGCGCGGGCCCTTCGTCGTGGGCTACGATGGCTTGCTGTTCGTCGGTCAGGCGCAAAGGCACAGTTTGGATAGTCTACTCAACACACATTACAGGCGTGAATGGTACATAGCCAACAGCCAAGCCAGTATCTACCCGGCGGGCAAAACCAGCCGGTAGCACTTCACGCAAACCGGTACAACTTCCCCGAGAGCGTAGCCACATACAGCGCCCCCCGGTAAGGCAGGGGCGGCACCTGGATGGGATCCAGGCCCGAAGCCTCGAAGAGCAGCCGCCCGCTCTGGGTGTCCACCCCCAGTACCCGGCCTTCCTCGGTGCCCAGGTAGAGCACCCCGTGGGCAATGGAGGGGGCCGCCGTGACCTTGCCAACCTCGAGGGCCCACACCTCGTCGCCGGTCTTCTGGTCGAGGGCGTAGAGTTTCCCGGCCCAGCTCGCAGCATAGAGGTTCCGCTCGTCCAGCGCCGGCGAACCCCACAGCTCGCCCTCGAGGTCGAAGCTCCACTGCACCTCGCGGGTCAGGGGGTCGAAGGCATGGATTTCACCGGCCCAGGTGGGGATGAAAAGCAGGCCGCCCCGGGCGGGCAGGGCAGTGTGAACGGCCCCCGTCTCCACCTTGTAGCGCAGGTGCCCGCTTTGAGGGTCGAGGGCGTACAACCATCCGCCTTCGCTGGCCACCAACAAGAGCCCGCGGTACAGGGTGGGCGAGGCCGAAAGCTCGCTGCCGGCCTGAAAGCCCCAGCGCAGGGTACCGCTGGTATCCAGGGCATACAAAAAACCATCGCGCCCGGCCAGGTAGATTAGGTCGGCCACCAGGGGCGCGGCGGTAATCTCGGCTCGGGTGGGAAAGCTCAGGATGGGCCGCCCGGAGAGGGTCATTCCGGTCAGGCGGCCATCCCAGGCCGCCACATACACCCGCTCGCCCGCCACCACCGGCGGGGCCGAGACCTCGTCGCCCAGGCGCTGGCGGTAGACCGAGCCGTCGGTCAGATCGAGACGGGCGATGCCCTGCCCGGCCCCCACCCACAAGCTGCCCTCCTGGGCAACCAGCTCCCCCGGCCAGGCCACCTGTCCGGCCAGGTCGAAGGTGCCCCGTAACTCCAGTTGCTCGGGCCGGGCTGGGCCGGTGGGA
This genomic stretch from Meiothermus sp. harbors:
- a CDS encoding ATP-dependent helicase; translation: MPLRLTDEQQAIVAHDEGPALVFAVAGAGKTTALVHRLERLVRERVFEPRKILVTSFSRMAVDDLRRALARWPHTQGVQVSTLHALGYRIVRKAAAEGLLKLAEVKEEGAEQALLQRTLRRARELKLSWAPELENLEPEDFLSYVGACKGNLQYAKLEEAALPPQALRVAMQAEAPKGLEWYLELYRLFEQVRREAGLLTFDDMLMQGWEVLVRHPDILQTVQKAFQAVLVDEFQDVNLAQSELLDLVTAPHRNYMAVGDDDQTIYEWRGASPRFILEFERRYNACKYLIRDTFRCPAPQVALAGRVIAQNQQREPKRLSLTKGFAGRVHVRLEPHLPAQAQSLASDIAGLLALGHRPSEMVVLVRLYAQTPYLEQALIERQIPYRVVGSTPFYQRPEIQGLLAYLRLAQPGPLEGDSKRFWLQIYNTPKRYLSRAVADAVWRRVEQGALLLDALRVEAAGAEERVAKRLIELADLFEWLGGVLGRGSAHAVLEALEARLDYRRHLLRSSGFYEVGAGRAEGVRAFLEYARDKGSVAELLRHLELLAQEHLGDPAQDPRERVALMTIFRAKGLEWPLVFIPDCNQGTLPYSGSENLEEERRLFYVALTRSSAHTYLYALSSLPLSPFLQEAGYPQVLGAVERVGEALALPPEELSTAQTLALAQGAYGLGLERYLYQWWNAAQAPEVAAKVLRLFARAEQAGWLEALGLSPEARSLWEAFDVAPGQGPAGEFADLERFLLRPSSAPKPPVFKPGQKVRHIQFGTGLVVNLEDGVATVAFADGVRRLALRYARLEVVG
- a CDS encoding PQQ-binding-like beta-propeller repeat protein; protein product: MNQVKLAGRYRLVDPLGEGGMAEVWRATDERMDRLVAVKILHTYLHPSERNRFFREVKALSKLSHPGVVQVFDLGEEEGRTYFVMELVEGGSYDCLGPFEDGLEGLRLLSASARVLEALGHLHHRGVIHRDLTPRNILVTPEGQPKVMDFGLAYLMQESRHFTRTGITVGTPEYMAPEQAKGLPLTPQADLYSFGAVLYRTFTGKPLFEGENDQSVLYQHVYEPPKPPQSLNPAIPAEASSLILSLLQKNPTDRPAHAAAAHAILEETLRSYRESLSATPRAGASRSGHYPTGPARPEQLELRGTFDLAGQVAWPGELVAQEGSLWVGAGQGIARLDLTDGSVYRQRLGDEVSAPPVVAGERVYVAAWDGRLTGMTLSGRPILSFPTRAEITAAPLVADLIYLAGRDGFLYALDTSGTLRWGFQAGSELSASPTLYRGLLLVASEGGWLYALDPQSGHLRYKVETGAVHTALPARGGLLFIPTWAGEIHAFDPLTREVQWSFDLEGELWGSPALDERNLYAASWAGKLYALDQKTGDEVWALEVGKVTAAPSIAHGVLYLGTEEGRVLGVDTQSGRLLFEASGLDPIQVPPLPYRGALYVATLSGKLYRFA